A window of the Candidatus Eremiobacteraceae bacterium genome harbors these coding sequences:
- a CDS encoding DoxX family membrane protein produces the protein MMSVIARILLGIIFLVLGLNGFFHFLPTPPISGMAGAFFNTMIDSHFYIMVFAVQVIAAVMLLIDQYVPLALVLLASVLANVLNFHITMLPSGLPLPLFTTLLWFVTAWPLRSHFAQLFVRKVKAV, from the coding sequence GTGATGAGCGTGATCGCGCGAATACTCTTGGGGATCATATTTCTCGTGCTGGGCCTCAATGGGTTTTTCCACTTCCTGCCCACGCCTCCGATCAGCGGCATGGCCGGAGCCTTCTTCAACACCATGATCGACTCGCATTTCTACATCATGGTTTTCGCCGTGCAAGTCATCGCGGCCGTCATGCTCTTGATCGATCAGTATGTTCCGTTGGCATTGGTCTTGCTCGCATCGGTTCTCGCGAACGTACTGAATTTCCACATCACCATGCTGCCGAGCGGATTGCCGCTCCCGTTGTTCACAACACTGCTCTGGTTCGTCACCGCGTGGCCTTTGCGTTCGCACTTCGCGCAGCTCTTCGTTCGCAAAGTGAAGGCCGTTTAG
- a CDS encoding metalloregulator ArsR/SmtB family transcription factor, translating into MVKYDEAALTRTFSALADPTRRAILARLASSESSVTELAAPFEMTLPAVSKHLKVLERAGLIVRGRSAQWRPCRLDAGPLRNVVGWLDDYRRFWDERFERLDIYLKDIQKGRTDGR; encoded by the coding sequence GTGGTAAAATACGACGAAGCGGCTCTGACCCGCACGTTCTCTGCACTTGCCGATCCGACGCGCCGTGCGATTCTTGCGCGCTTGGCATCGAGCGAGTCATCCGTCACGGAGTTAGCGGCGCCATTTGAAATGACGCTTCCGGCCGTGTCCAAGCATCTGAAGGTACTCGAGCGCGCCGGATTGATCGTGCGCGGTCGTTCGGCACAGTGGCGACCGTGCCGCCTCGATGCCGGCCCGCTGCGAAATGTCGTGGGATGGCTCGACGACTATCGTCGATTCTGGGATGAGAGATTCGAGCGGCTCGACATATATCTAAAAGACATTCAGAAAGGGCGCACCGATGGCCGCTGA
- a CDS encoding DUF4126 domain-containing protein: MDTTTEYALAFALTTTAGLRGFLALLVASLAAHAGWIHLNAPYAWLGSDAASIVLAVFAVLEILADKFPVIDNALHVVYFVVRPAAAAILVGGTVHAPNQGELIGLMVLGALNAFVVHGAAAATRAASTAATLGAANPVLSVGEDIVALGGSALAITMPIVAAVLALVLVVLLLVVAGRIRARARRRVAEDEQQT, from the coding sequence ATGGATACGACCACAGAATACGCGCTCGCATTTGCCTTGACGACGACCGCCGGATTGCGCGGCTTCCTCGCGCTTCTAGTCGCGTCGCTCGCGGCGCACGCCGGGTGGATCCATCTCAATGCGCCTTATGCGTGGCTCGGTTCGGACGCCGCAAGCATCGTCTTAGCAGTCTTCGCCGTGCTGGAGATTCTCGCCGATAAGTTCCCGGTCATCGACAACGCACTGCACGTTGTCTACTTCGTGGTCAGGCCCGCAGCAGCGGCGATTCTCGTCGGCGGCACGGTCCACGCGCCGAACCAAGGCGAGCTGATCGGACTTATGGTGCTTGGAGCGCTCAATGCGTTTGTCGTTCACGGCGCGGCGGCGGCGACTCGCGCCGCGAGCACGGCCGCGACGCTCGGCGCAGCGAACCCGGTGTTGAGCGTCGGCGAAGACATCGTCGCGTTGGGAGGGAGCGCGCTCGCGATCACCATGCCGATCGTTGCGGCCGTTCTTGCTCTCGTGCTCGTGGTTCTATTACTCGTCGTGGCCGGGCGCATTCGCGCGCGAGCGCGGCGACGCGTAGCGGAGGACGAACAGCAGACGTGA
- a CDS encoding SRPBCC domain-containing protein — protein sequence MAAEADACSSKFPDLTITRVFDAPRDLVFQAWTDPNQLAKWWGPHHFTNPVCEVDVREGGAIRIHMRGPEGTVYPMTGVFNEVVAPERLVFTSTPLDENGDPLFEILNTVVFEEQGEKTRLTLHARVLSATDQAAQYLDGMEEGWTQSLERLAEVLPT from the coding sequence ATGGCCGCTGAGGCTGACGCTTGCTCATCGAAATTCCCGGATCTCACGATCACGCGCGTTTTCGATGCGCCTCGAGATCTTGTGTTCCAGGCTTGGACCGACCCGAATCAGCTCGCGAAGTGGTGGGGCCCCCACCACTTCACAAATCCCGTGTGCGAGGTGGACGTTCGTGAAGGCGGTGCGATCCGTATCCATATGCGGGGCCCGGAAGGCACGGTGTATCCGATGACGGGCGTTTTTAATGAAGTAGTCGCGCCCGAACGGCTTGTCTTTACGAGCACTCCCCTTGATGAAAACGGCGATCCGCTGTTTGAGATACTGAACACTGTGGTATTCGAAGAGCAGGGCGAAAAAACGAGGCTCACCTTGCACGCGCGCGTGCTCTCGGCAACCGACCAAGCCGCCCAATATCTCGACGGTATGGAAGAGGGCTGGACCCAGAGTCTCGAGCGTCTTGCGGAGGTTTTACCAACGTGA
- a CDS encoding choice-of-anchor tandem repeat GloVer-containing protein, with the protein MVFKLSGIALLAALSCGVLTQGADAASLNAPLRLDGASPKGPLIGDSSGALYGTTQTGGGSEWGTVFKLTPNGSGYRESVLYQFKGKPDGGDPMAGLLGNNAGALFGTTWVGGTADRGSVFKLTPNGTGYSEKVLYSFQGGSDGGSPQCTLIEDAHGGLYGTASGGGDIGQGVVFKLTRNGNAYLESVLYSFQGGADGAGPSSLLADSSGALYATTSGGGAFGKGIVFKLTPNGNQYSESILFNFDGRSGGGEPSASLSADAAGALYGTAVNGGDPFCAQAGCGSVFKLSPSGGGYNASVLHTFGGGSDGKWPFAAVIVDSSGSVYGTTRGGDAVPGTVFKLTPNGNDYSYHVIHRFTGRDFPYAAVIEDGLGALYGTTVYGGTYGIGSVYKLTPHGVKYGERILHSFHP; encoded by the coding sequence ATGGTATTTAAGCTTTCCGGTATTGCATTATTGGCCGCGCTGTCTTGCGGGGTACTCACGCAAGGCGCAGATGCTGCGTCGTTAAACGCCCCATTGCGACTCGACGGCGCGAGTCCTAAGGGCCCGCTCATCGGCGACTCGTCGGGTGCGCTCTACGGCACGACACAAACCGGCGGCGGATCCGAATGGGGAACGGTATTCAAGCTTACGCCGAACGGCAGCGGCTACCGGGAGAGCGTGCTGTATCAATTCAAAGGCAAACCGGACGGCGGCGATCCTATGGCCGGCCTCCTCGGCAATAACGCAGGTGCGCTATTCGGCACGACCTGGGTTGGCGGCACAGCCGATAGGGGCTCGGTCTTCAAACTAACGCCGAATGGGACCGGCTATAGCGAGAAAGTGTTGTATAGTTTCCAAGGCGGTTCCGACGGCGGCTCGCCGCAATGCACACTCATCGAAGATGCTCATGGCGGACTTTACGGCACCGCGAGCGGCGGTGGAGATATCGGCCAAGGAGTCGTCTTCAAATTGACTCGGAACGGCAACGCTTATCTAGAAAGCGTGCTGTACAGCTTTCAGGGCGGCGCCGACGGAGCCGGTCCGTCATCGCTCTTAGCAGACTCGAGCGGCGCACTTTATGCCACGACTTCGGGCGGCGGCGCATTCGGAAAAGGTATAGTTTTCAAACTCACGCCGAATGGCAATCAATACAGTGAATCGATATTGTTCAATTTCGACGGCCGCTCAGGCGGAGGTGAGCCCAGCGCCTCACTCAGTGCCGATGCCGCAGGCGCGCTCTACGGCACGGCTGTGAATGGCGGAGACCCATTCTGCGCGCAAGCCGGCTGCGGCTCTGTGTTCAAGCTCAGCCCATCCGGCGGCGGCTACAACGCGAGCGTACTCCACACGTTTGGAGGCGGGTCCGACGGCAAGTGGCCATTCGCCGCGGTGATCGTCGACAGCTCAGGGTCGGTGTACGGCACAACGCGGGGAGGCGACGCAGTTCCGGGAACTGTTTTCAAGCTGACGCCGAACGGCAACGATTATAGCTACCACGTCATCCATCGCTTCACAGGTCGAGATTTCCCCTATGCGGCGGTCATCGAAGACGGCCTAGGCGCGCTGTATGGAACCACGGTTTACGGCGGCACCTACGGGATTGGAAGCGTCTACAAGCTGACACCGCATGGAGTCAAGTACGGCGAGCGGATCCTCCACAGCTTCCATCCCTAA